A window of the Falco biarmicus isolate bFalBia1 chromosome 10, bFalBia1.pri, whole genome shotgun sequence genome harbors these coding sequences:
- the CPSF7 gene encoding cleavage and polyadenylation specificity factor subunit 7 produces the protein MSEGVDLIDIYADEEFNQDSEFSNADQMDLYDDVLAASSQPPESRTSSSEAPPEIRQEPPPKPNSKSPAILYTYSGLRNKRAAVYVGSFSWWTTDQQLIQTIRSVGVYDVVELKFAENRANGQSKGYAEVVVASENSVHKLLELLPGKILNGDKVEVRLATRQNLSQFEAQARKRVPPRAHSRDSVDSVDGRATPTENALPPARVEKPPSVLPFFNRPPAALPLMGLPPPPMPPPPPLSSGFGVPPPPPGIHYQHLMPPPPRLPPHLAVPPPGAVPPALHLNPAFFPPPNAALGPPPDTYGKAVAPYNHSSRELGPPPPPVSEVEFEEIMNRNRAISSSAISKAVSGASAGDYSDAIETLLTAIAVIKQSRVANDERCRVLLSSLKDCLHGIEAKSYSTGASSSSSRKRHRSRERSPSRSRESSRRHRDLLHSEDRHEDYFQERNREHERHRDRDRERDRHH, from the exons ATGTCCGAGGGAGTAGATCTGATTGATATCTACGCCGACGAGGAGTTCAACCAG GACTCTGAGTTCAGTAATGCTGATCAGATGGACCTCTACGACGACGTGTTAGCAGCCAGCTCGCAGCCCCCCGAAAGCCGCACCAGCAGCTCGGAGGCACCCCCAGAGATCCGACAGGAGCCACCCCCCAAGCCCAACAGCAAATCTCCCGCCATCCTGTACACCTACAGCGGGCTGCGCAATAAGAGAGCTGCCGTCTATGTGGGCAGCTTCTCCTGG TGGACGACTGACCAGCAGCTGATCCAGACCATCCGCTCGGTTGGTGTCTACGATGTAGTGGAGCTGAAATTCGCAGAGAACAGAGCCAACGGCCAGTCAAAAGG GTACGCAGAGGTGGTGGTTGCCTCTGAGAACTCGGTTCATAAACTCCTGGAGCTTCTGCCTGGCAAAATCCTCAATGGGGACAAGGTGGAGGTGAGGCTGGCAACCCGGCAGAACCTGTCACAGTTCGAGGCGCAGGCTCGCAAAC GTGTGCCGCCGAGGGCCCACTCCCGAGACTCCGTGGACTCAGTGGATGGCCGTGCCACGCCGACAGAGAATGCCTTGCCGCCTGCCCGTGTGGAGAAACCCCCCTCTGTCCTGCCTTTCTTCAACCgcccccccgctgccctgcccctcatggggctccccccgccgccaatgccacccccaccacccctctCCTCCGGCTTTGgcgtccccccgcccccacctgGCATCCACTACCAGCATCTCATGCCCCCGCCGCCTCGACTGCCCCCCCACCTGGCTGTGCCACCCCCGGGAgctgtcccccctgccctgcacctcAACCCCGccttcttccccccacccaaCGCAGCCCTGGGTCCTCCACCAGACACCTACGGCAAGGCAGTGGCCCCCTACAACCACAGCAG CCGGGAGCTcggcccgccgcctccccctgTGAGCGAAGTGGAGTTTGAGGAGATCATGAACAGGAACCGAGCGATCTCCAGCAGCGCCATCTCCAAGGCAGTGTCTGGCGCCAGCGCAG GTGACTACAGCGACGCCATCGAGACCCTCCTCACGGCCATCGCTGTCATCAAGCAGTCCCGCGTCGCCAACGATGAGCGGTGCCGCGTCCTCCTCTCGTCCCTCAAAGACTGTCTGCACGGCATCGAAGCCAAGTCCTACAGCACGGgcgccagcagcagctcctccag gaaaagACACCGATCTCGGGAGCGCTCTCCCAGCCGGTCCCGTGAAAGCAGCCGGCGACACCGGGACCTGCTCCACAGTGAGGATCGGCACGAGGACTATTTCCAGGAGCGGAACCGGGAGCATGAGCGGCATCGGGACAGGGACAGAGAGAGGGACCGGCACCACTGA
- the TMEM216 gene encoding transmembrane protein 216, whose product MAPRSRQRSSAPLQVLLFLNGWYSATYFLLEAFVFVYKVLLLPYPFTNLVLDVVLLFLYLGTEATRIFFGSKGNLCQRKVPLSISLALTIPAAVMATYYLLLQTYALRLEAILNATLLLFYAVELLLGILALVSFSSVDSY is encoded by the exons ATGGCGCCCAGGA GCCGCCAGCGCTCCTCGGCACCGCTGCAGGTCCTGCTTTTCCTCAACGGGTGGTACAGCGCGACTTACTTCCTGCTGGAGGCCTTCGTCTTCGTGTACAAGG tgctgctgctgccgtaCCCCTTCACCAACCTGGTGCTGGACGTTGTGCTGCTCTTCCTCTACCTCGGCACTGAGGCCACTCGCATCTTCTTCG GGTCCAaaggcaacctgtgccagcggAAGGTGCCGCTCTCCATCAGCCTGGCCCTGACCATCCCGGCAGCTGTGATGGCAACCTAttacctgctgctgcagacctACGCCCTGCGCCTGGAAGCCATCCTCAACGCCACCCTCCTGCTCTTCTACGCCgtagagctgctgctgggcatcTTGGCGCTGGTCTCCTTCTCCAG TGTGGATTCGTACTGA
- the TMEM138 gene encoding transmembrane protein 138, producing MLQTSNYSLVLFLQFLLLFYDLFVNSFSELLRTAPAVQLVLFIIQDIAILFNVIIIFLMFFNTFIFQAGLVNLLFHKFKGTILLSAAYLALSISFHIWVMNLRWRDSSRFVWTEGLQTLFVFQRLAAVLYCYFYKRTAVHLGDPLFYQDSLWLRKEFAQFHS from the exons ATGCTCCAGACCAGCAACTACAGCCTGGTGCTGTTCCTGCAGTTCCTCCTGCTTTTCTATGACCTCTTTGTCAACTccttctcagagctgctccGCACGGCCCCCGCTGTCCAGCTTGTTCTTTTCAT CATCCAGGACATTGCTATTCTCTTCAACgtcatcatcatcttcctcaTGTTCTTCAACACCTTCATCTTCCAGGCCGGGCTGGTCAACCTCCTCTTCCACAAGTTCAAGGGGACCATTCTGCTGTCTGCAGCCTACCTGGCGCTTAGCATCTCCTTCCACATCTGGGTTATG AACCTGCGGTGGCGGGACTCCAGCCGCTTCGTGTGGACCGAAGGCCTGCAGaccctttttgttttccagcgGCTGG CGGCCGTGCTCTACTGTTACTTCTACAAGAGGACAGCGGTGCACCTGGGCGATCCCCTCTTCTACCAGGACTCACTCTGGCTGCGCAAGGAGTTTGCACAGTTCCACAGCTGA
- the LOC130155816 gene encoding lysosomal membrane ascorbate-dependent ferrireductase CYB561A3 isoform X1, with protein sequence MEAPGEAEGAARPDGRRAGLRCHHQVTEMLDLPFLPFCVLLGGLGFVCVAFVSAWCQHWRGGFALDGSAQMFNWHPVLMVTGMVVLYSAAALVYRLPATWRGPKLPWKVLHSSLALAAFTLAVLGLVAVFRFHNSHGTPNMYSLHSWLGLATILLFSCQWLAGFSTFLLPWAPAWLRAFYKPVHIFFGSTILMLSVASCVSGINEKLFFSLKNGTTDYKHLPAEAVFANMLGLLIILFGVLVLGALARPSWKRPDADSPDSCQPLLTAER encoded by the exons ATGGAGGCGCCCGGCGAGGCCGAGGGGGCGGCAAGGCCCGacgggcggcgggcggggctGAG GTGCCACCACCAAGTCACGGAGATGCTGGATCTacccttcctgcccttctgcgTCCTCCTGGGTGGCCTGGGCTTTGTGTGTGTGGCCTTCGTGAGCGCCTGGTGCCAGCACTGGCGCGGTGGCTTCGCCTTGGATGGCAGCGCCCAGATGTTCAACTGGCACCCAGTGCTGATGGTGACAGGCATGGTGGTGCTGTACAGTGCAG CGGCCCTGGTGTACCGCCTGCCCGCTACCTGGAGGGGCCCCAAGCTCCCCTGGAAGGTGCTGCACAGCTCCCTGGCCCTGGCAGCCTTCACTCTGGccgtgctggggctggtggctgtTTTTCGCTTCCACAACAGCCATGGCACACCCAACATGTACTCGCTGcacagctggctggggctggccaccatcctgctcttctcctgccag TGGCTGGCTGGCTTCAGCACcttcctgctgccctgggctcctgcctggctccgTGCCTTCTACAAACCTGTGCACATCTTCTTTGGCTCCACCATCCTCATGCTGTCGGTGGCCTCATGTGTGTCGGGCATCAACGAGAAGCTCTTCTTCAGCCT GAAGAACGGGACGACTGACTAcaagcacctgcctgctgaggCTGTCTTTGCCAACATGCTGGGGCTCCTGATCATCCTCTttggggtgctggtgctgggggctctggCCAGGCCAAGCTGGAAGCGTCCCGACGCCGACTCTCCAGACTCTTGCCAG CCGCTGCTCACCGCCGAGCgctga
- the LOC130155816 gene encoding lysosomal membrane ascorbate-dependent ferrireductase CYB561A3 isoform X2: MLDLPFLPFCVLLGGLGFVCVAFVSAWCQHWRGGFALDGSAQMFNWHPVLMVTGMVVLYSAAALVYRLPATWRGPKLPWKVLHSSLALAAFTLAVLGLVAVFRFHNSHGTPNMYSLHSWLGLATILLFSCQWLAGFSTFLLPWAPAWLRAFYKPVHIFFGSTILMLSVASCVSGINEKLFFSLKNGTTDYKHLPAEAVFANMLGLLIILFGVLVLGALARPSWKRPDADSPDSCQPLLTAER; this comes from the exons ATGCTGGATCTacccttcctgcccttctgcgTCCTCCTGGGTGGCCTGGGCTTTGTGTGTGTGGCCTTCGTGAGCGCCTGGTGCCAGCACTGGCGCGGTGGCTTCGCCTTGGATGGCAGCGCCCAGATGTTCAACTGGCACCCAGTGCTGATGGTGACAGGCATGGTGGTGCTGTACAGTGCAG CGGCCCTGGTGTACCGCCTGCCCGCTACCTGGAGGGGCCCCAAGCTCCCCTGGAAGGTGCTGCACAGCTCCCTGGCCCTGGCAGCCTTCACTCTGGccgtgctggggctggtggctgtTTTTCGCTTCCACAACAGCCATGGCACACCCAACATGTACTCGCTGcacagctggctggggctggccaccatcctgctcttctcctgccag TGGCTGGCTGGCTTCAGCACcttcctgctgccctgggctcctgcctggctccgTGCCTTCTACAAACCTGTGCACATCTTCTTTGGCTCCACCATCCTCATGCTGTCGGTGGCCTCATGTGTGTCGGGCATCAACGAGAAGCTCTTCTTCAGCCT GAAGAACGGGACGACTGACTAcaagcacctgcctgctgaggCTGTCTTTGCCAACATGCTGGGGCTCCTGATCATCCTCTttggggtgctggtgctgggggctctggCCAGGCCAAGCTGGAAGCGTCCCGACGCCGACTCTCCAGACTCTTGCCAG CCGCTGCTCACCGCCGAGCgctga
- the TKFC gene encoding LOW QUALITY PROTEIN: triokinase/FMN cyclase (The sequence of the model RefSeq protein was modified relative to this genomic sequence to represent the inferred CDS: deleted 1 base in 1 codon), translating to MTSAEEAARGRSRPLEDPGEQTRGQRSGSGSELKPWDPPLSHHITCMEVPKKLVNSVASCADDALAGLVACNPGLQLLQGHRVVLRADLVAIQGRVALLSGGGSGHEPAHAGYIGKGMLTGVVAGAVFTSPAVGSILAAIRVVTQAGAAGTLLIVKNYTGDRLNFGLALERARAEGANVQMVVVGDDSAFATLKKAGRRGLCGTVLIHKVAGALAEAGASLNEIVERVSAAAKAMGTLGLSLSPCSIPGSKPTFRLAEDEMELGLGIHGEAGVRRMKVLPADEAVETMLVHMTDPSNASHLPLRPGASVVLVVNNLGGLSCLELGIVAGAAVRCLESRGIHIARALVGSFMTALEMAGVSLTLMLVDEELVGLIDAETTAMAWPNLAAAPAMSQRQEVPVPIEGPGTAQHETSTGPGAAQAQLVLELVCSTLLDMQDKLNELDREAGDGDCGHTHARAAQAIQEWVRAGPPPAAPAQLLSALADLLLEKMGGSSGVLYGLFLTAAAQPLLNRSDLPAWADAVDAGIEAMQRYGGAAPGDRTMLDPLCAAAQALHALRSPGVDLLPVLATAVQSAEAAAEATRHMEAGAGRASYISSAQLLQPDPGAVAVAAVLRAVLEGLRS from the exons ATGACGTCAGCGGAAGAGGCCGCGCGGGGCCGCTCTAGGCCGCTGGAGGACCCGGGGGAGCAGACGAGagggcag CGCTCGGGCTCGGGCTCGGAGCTGAAGCCGTGGGATCCTCCGCTGTCCCACCACATCACCTGCATGGAG GTGCCCAAGAAGCTGGTGAACTCGGTGGCGAGCTGTGCCGATGACGcgctggcagggctggtggcctGCAACCCtggcctgcagctcctgcagggacaCCGGGTGGTCCTACGTGCGGATCTGGTGGCCATCCAGGGCCGGGTGGCCCTGCTCTCCGGGGGGGGCTCTGGCCACGAGCCCGCCCATGCAG GGTACATCGGGAAGGGCATGCTGACCGGCGTGGTGGCCGGAGCCGTCTTCACCTCCCCGGCCGTGGGCAGCATCCTGGCAGCCATCCGGGTGGTGACACAGGCTGGCGCAG CTGGGACCCTCCTGATCGTGAAGAACTACACCGGGGACCGGCTCAACTTCGGGCTGGCACTGGAGCGGGCGCGGGCAGAGGGGGCCAACGTGcaaatggtggtggtgggggatgACAGCGCCTTTGCCACCCTGAAGAAAGCTGGGCGCCGCGGGCTGTGCGGCACCGTCCTCATACACAAG GTGGCGGGGGCCCTGGCCGAGGCGGGGGCAAGCTTGAATGAGATCGTTGAGAGGGTGTCAGCGGCTGCTAAAGCCATGG GTACCCTGGgtctcagcctgtccccttGCAGCATCCCGGGGTCCAAGCCCACCTTCCGGCTGGCTGAGGATGAGATGGAGCTGGGCCTGG GGATCCATGGTGAAGCGGGTGTGCGCAGGATGAAG GTGCTGCCGGCAGATGAGGCAGTGGAGACGATGCTGGTGCACATGACGGACCCCTCCAATGCCTCCCACTTGCCTCTGAGACCTG gagcctccgtggtgctggtggtgaaCAACCTGGGCGGGCTgtcctgcctggagctgggcaTCGTGGCCGGCGCGGCTGTGCGCTGCCTGG AGAGCCGAGGTATCCACATTGcccgggccctggtgggctccTTCATGACGGCGCTGGAGATGGCTGGGGTCTCCCTCACGCTCATGCTGGTGGATgaggagctggtggggctgATTG ATGCCGAGACCACTGCCATGGCTTGGCCCAACCTGGCCGCGGCACCTGCAATGAGCCAGAGACAGGAGGTGCCAGTGCCGATTGAGGGACCAGGGACCGCACAGCATGAGACCAGCACAG GGCCTGGCGCAGCTCAGgcacagctggtgctggagctggtgtgCAGCACCCTGCTGGACATGCAGGACAAGCTCAACGAGCTGGACCGTGAAGCAGGTGATGGGGACTGTGGCCACACGCATGCTCGAGCTGCCCAAG CCATCCAGGAGTGGGTGCGTGCGGGGCCGCcaccggcagccccagcccagctcctctctgccctggctgacctgctgctggagaagatgGGTGGCTCCTCTGGCGTG CTCTACGGGCTGTTCCTGACGGCGGCCGCCCAGCCCCTGCTCAACCGCAGTGATCTCCCAGCCTGGGCTGATGCTGTGGATGCCGGTATTGAAGCCATGCAACG GTACGGAGGAGCCGCACCAGGAGACAGGACGATG CTGGACCCGCTCTGCGCTGCGGCACAGGCTTTGCACGCCCTGCGCAGCCCTGGTGTTGACCTGCTGCCGGTGCTGGCCACTGCCGTGCAG AGCGCGGAGGCCGCGGCAGAGGCCACCAGGCACATGGAGGCCGGGGCGGGCAGAGCCAGCTACATCAGCTcggcccagctgctgcagcccgaCCCAGGTGCGGTGGCGGTG GCAGCTGTGCTGCGGGCCGTGCTGGAGGGGCTGCGGAGCTAA